In one window of Streptomyces griseus subsp. griseus DNA:
- a CDS encoding DUF742 domain-containing protein has protein sequence MATPTGGHPYEGEQSVPGEHGDNRFGYPAGSNGQAPGNAYQPYQQPQQPQGAHGAQGSDWPQQQPGSPWPQQQQQQQWYDAPQQQRIQPVEQRRAPEPALPAAHNPLVRPYAMTGGRTRPRYQLAIEALVSTTADPSRLQGQLPEHQRICRLCIEIKSVAEISALLSIPLGVARILVADLAEAGLVAIHQPGGDETAGGQPDVTLLERVLSGLRKL, from the coding sequence GTGGCAACACCCACAGGCGGACACCCATACGAGGGTGAACAGAGTGTTCCGGGTGAGCACGGCGACAACCGTTTCGGCTACCCCGCAGGATCCAACGGCCAGGCTCCGGGGAACGCATATCAGCCATACCAGCAGCCGCAGCAGCCGCAGGGTGCCCATGGCGCGCAGGGGTCCGACTGGCCCCAGCAGCAGCCGGGTTCACCGTGGCCGCAGCAGCAACAGCAACAGCAGTGGTACGACGCGCCTCAGCAGCAGCGTATCCAGCCGGTGGAGCAGCGGCGGGCCCCCGAGCCCGCCCTGCCCGCCGCGCACAACCCGCTGGTCCGTCCGTACGCCATGACCGGCGGCCGGACCCGGCCGCGTTACCAGCTCGCCATCGAGGCGCTGGTCAGCACCACGGCCGATCCGTCCCGGCTGCAAGGGCAGTTGCCCGAGCACCAGCGGATCTGCCGGCTCTGCATCGAGATCAAGTCGGTCGCCGAGATTTCGGCACTGCTCTCGATCCCCCTCGGCGTTGCCCGGATCCTCGTCGCCGACCTGGCCGAGGCGGGACTCGTCGCTATCCATCAGCCCGGCGGCGACGAGACCGCCGGCGGCCAGCCAGATGTGACACTGCTCGAAAGGGTGCTCAGTGGACTTCGCAAGCTCTAG
- a CDS encoding acyl-CoA carboxylase subunit epsilon yields the protein MSLTSAESVLRVEKGHAAPEELAAITAVLMARAAAQPSASVHRGRDTAGWRRLERTPGFRAPHSWQG from the coding sequence ATGAGCCTGACTTCCGCCGAGTCCGTCCTGCGCGTCGAGAAGGGGCACGCCGCCCCCGAGGAGCTGGCGGCCATCACCGCCGTCCTGATGGCCCGCGCCGCCGCCCAGCCGTCCGCCTCCGTCCACCGGGGCCGCGACACGGCCGGCTGGCGCCGTCTGGAGCGCACGCCGGGCTTCCGCGCCCCGCACAGCTGGCAGGGCTGA
- a CDS encoding roadblock/LC7 domain-containing protein, which yields MSQAAQNLNWLITNFVDNTPGVSHTVVVSADGLLLAMSEGFPRDRADQLAAVASGLTSLTAGASRIFEGGAVNQTVVEMERGFLFIMSISDGSSLAVLAHPDADIGLVGYEMALLVDRAGSVLTPDLRAELQGSLLN from the coding sequence ATGAGCCAGGCGGCGCAGAATCTGAACTGGTTGATCACCAACTTCGTGGACAACACCCCCGGGGTGTCGCACACGGTGGTGGTCTCCGCCGACGGACTCCTGCTGGCCATGTCCGAAGGGTTCCCGCGCGACCGCGCCGACCAGCTGGCGGCCGTCGCCTCCGGTCTGACGTCGCTGACCGCGGGCGCCTCCCGAATCTTCGAGGGTGGGGCCGTGAACCAGACCGTGGTGGAGATGGAGCGGGGATTCCTCTTCATCATGTCCATCTCGGACGGTTCGTCACTTGCCGTTCTCGCCCACCCGGATGCCGACATCGGTCTGGTCGGGTACGAGATGGCACTTCTGGTCGACCGCGCGGGCAGCGTCCTGACTCCGGATCTCCGCGCCGAACTTCAGGGAAGTCTTCTTAACTAG
- a CDS encoding GTP-binding protein produces MDFASSSGGAARSTTSAKIVVAGGFGVGKTTFVGAVSEINPLRTEAVMTSASAGIDDLTHTGDKTTTTVAMDFGRITLDQDLILYLFGTPGQDRFWFMWDDLVRGAIGAVVLVDTRRLADCFPAVDYFENSGLPFVIALNGFDGHQPYTPDEVREALQIGPDTPILTTDARHRADAKSALITLVEHALMARLR; encoded by the coding sequence GTGGACTTCGCAAGCTCTAGCGGCGGAGCGGCCCGCTCCACTACCTCGGCGAAGATCGTGGTGGCAGGGGGCTTCGGCGTGGGTAAGACCACGTTTGTCGGTGCCGTTTCGGAGATCAATCCGCTGCGCACCGAAGCCGTGATGACGTCCGCGTCCGCGGGCATCGACGATCTGACCCACACCGGGGACAAGACCACCACGACGGTGGCCATGGACTTCGGTCGTATCACCCTGGACCAGGACCTGATCCTGTACCTCTTCGGTACGCCGGGCCAGGACCGCTTCTGGTTCATGTGGGACGACCTGGTCCGCGGCGCCATCGGCGCCGTCGTCCTCGTCGACACCCGCCGCCTCGCCGACTGCTTCCCGGCCGTCGACTACTTCGAGAACAGCGGCCTCCCCTTCGTCATCGCCCTCAACGGCTTCGACGGACACCAGCCCTACACCCCCGACGAGGTACGCGAGGCGCTCCAGATCGGACCGGACACCCCGATCCTGACGACGGACGCCCGCCACCGCGCCGACGCCAAGAGCGCGCTCATCACGCTGGTGGAACACGCCCTGATGGCCCGCCTGCGCTGA
- a CDS encoding acyl-CoA carboxylase subunit beta: protein MTVVDETQGEPSDTRGRVAELLALREQARRGPSERATQAQHAKGKLTARERIELLLDPGSFKEVEQLRRHRATGFGLEAKKPYTDGVITGWGTVEGRTVFVYAHDFRIFGGALGEAHATKIHKIMDMAISAGAPLVSLNDGAGARIQEGVSALAGYGGIFQRNTRASGVIPQISVMLGPCAGGAAYSPALTDFVFMVRETSQMFITGPDVVKAVTGEEITQNGLGGADVHAETSGVAHFAYDDEETCIAEVRYLIGMLPSNNRENPPTVESDDPADRRGDVLLDLVPADGNRPYDMHQVIEELVDDGDYLEIHERWARNIICAMARLDGQVVGIVANQPQALAGVLDIEASEKAARFVQMCDAFNIPIITLLDVPGFLPGVDQEHGGIIRHGAKLLYAYCNATVPRISLILRKAYGGAYIVMDSQSIGADLTYAWPTNEIAVMGAEGAANVIFRRQIADAEDPEAMRTRMVKEYKAELMHPYYAAERGLVDDVIDPAETREVLIASLAMLRNKHADLPSRKHGNPPQ, encoded by the coding sequence ATGACCGTTGTGGACGAAACCCAGGGTGAGCCGAGCGATACGCGTGGCCGGGTGGCCGAACTGCTGGCCCTGCGCGAGCAGGCCCGGCGCGGCCCCAGCGAGCGCGCGACCCAGGCGCAGCACGCCAAGGGCAAGCTGACCGCGCGCGAGCGCATCGAGCTGCTGCTGGACCCGGGCTCGTTCAAGGAGGTCGAACAGCTCCGCCGCCACCGCGCGACCGGGTTCGGCCTGGAGGCCAAGAAGCCGTACACCGACGGTGTCATCACCGGCTGGGGCACGGTCGAGGGCCGCACGGTCTTCGTCTACGCGCACGACTTCCGGATCTTCGGCGGGGCGCTGGGCGAGGCCCACGCCACCAAGATCCACAAGATCATGGACATGGCCATCTCGGCCGGTGCCCCGCTGGTCTCCCTGAACGACGGCGCCGGCGCCCGTATCCAGGAGGGCGTCTCCGCGCTCGCCGGCTACGGCGGCATCTTCCAGCGCAACACGCGCGCCTCGGGTGTCATCCCGCAGATCAGCGTGATGCTCGGCCCGTGCGCGGGCGGCGCGGCCTACAGCCCCGCGCTCACCGACTTCGTCTTCATGGTCCGCGAGACCTCGCAGATGTTCATCACCGGACCGGACGTCGTCAAGGCGGTCACCGGCGAGGAGATCACCCAGAACGGCCTCGGCGGCGCGGATGTGCACGCCGAGACCTCCGGCGTCGCGCACTTCGCGTACGACGACGAGGAGACCTGCATCGCCGAGGTCCGCTACCTCATCGGGATGCTGCCCTCCAACAACCGCGAGAACCCGCCGACCGTCGAGAGCGACGACCCGGCCGACCGCCGCGGCGACGTGCTGCTGGACCTGGTCCCGGCCGACGGGAACCGCCCCTACGACATGCACCAGGTGATCGAGGAGCTCGTCGACGACGGCGACTACCTGGAGATCCACGAGCGCTGGGCCCGCAACATCATCTGCGCGATGGCCCGCCTGGACGGCCAGGTCGTCGGCATCGTCGCCAACCAGCCGCAGGCGCTGGCCGGGGTGCTGGACATCGAGGCGTCCGAGAAGGCCGCCCGGTTCGTCCAGATGTGTGATGCCTTCAACATCCCGATCATCACCCTTCTGGACGTCCCCGGCTTCCTGCCCGGCGTCGACCAGGAGCACGGTGGGATCATCCGGCACGGCGCCAAGCTGCTGTACGCCTACTGCAACGCCACCGTGCCCCGGATCTCGCTGATCCTGCGGAAGGCCTACGGAGGCGCGTACATCGTCATGGACAGCCAGTCCATCGGGGCCGACCTCACCTACGCCTGGCCCACCAACGAGATCGCGGTGATGGGCGCCGAAGGTGCCGCCAACGTCATCTTCCGCCGCCAGATCGCGGACGCCGAGGACCCCGAGGCCATGCGCACCCGCATGGTCAAGGAGTACAAGGCCGAGCTGATGCACCCCTACTACGCGGCCGAGCGCGGCCTCGTCGACGACGTCATCGACCCCGCCGAGACCCGCGAGGTGCTCATCGCCTCGCTCGCCATGCTCCGCAACAAGCACGCCGACCTGCCGTCCCGCAAGCACGGCAACCCCCCGCAGTAG